CCTTCGCGAAGAATGATATCATGAACGGACGCACTCTCCACTTCCTTGCCCACAACTATGGAGAGATCCCTATACACGGCCGGGAACCTGGAATAGGGTTTGAAGGATGCCCACCCTTTCATCCAGGATAAAAGAACTTCCAGGTGAAGTTCAAAGAGATAGGCGTTGTCGGTCTTGATATCGTACCGCTCAAGGACCTCGGGGGTGATTTTTCCAATATATCCTGCCGTGGTCCCCGAGACATCCACCAGTGCGGAGATCTCCCTGTCGAAATAGGCTGGGATCTGACCTCTCAGGAATCGAACACCCGTTACCCTAAGACCCTTCAGGAGGGACTCAAGGATCCCCTTGATATCAAAGAAGTCAACTTCCCGTTTTTCCCCGTACCAGGTTTTCCCGCAGGCCTCCCCTGTCATCACCGCCGCCAGGCAGGAGGTTTCACGGGGCAACTCCTCTCCTTCCCGGGGCAAAAACAGGTTCCCCAACTCGAAGAGTCTCAGGGTTTCCTCACCGTGGGCGATATTGGATTTTACGGCACCAAGAAGTCCGGGAACAAGGGACGTCCTCATGACCGACTGATCCGATGTAAGGGGATTCAAAATCCTCACGCATGGCTTCAGGCCGCCACCGGTATCCCCATCAGCAAGGAGATCCAGGGCCTCAGGGGAAATGAAGCTATAGGTTAATATCTCGCTGAAACCCATCCCCGCCATTAGTTCCCTGGGTCTTTCATTGATAAACAGGAGCGGTTTCTCCGCCTGGGCATGGGGCCGAATGGAGGGATAGGTCACAGGGATCCGGTCATAGCCCTCGAGGCGTGCCACTTCTTCCATTAGATCGACCTCGCGCTCGAGATCCATCCGAAAGGCAGGGGGCCTGACCCGCAGGGTATTGTCATCCAAGGTTTCAACACTCAATTGGAGAGCCTCGAGATCAGCCGCCACTTTGTCGCGGTTGAGTTCCATCCCTAGGAATCTATTGGTCCTGTCTATCCTCAGATCGATGGTCCTCTGTTTATAGGGCCTGGAATAGATATCGATGACTCCCTTTGCGATACGTCCTCCCCCGAACTCGGCCATCAAGGCAAGGGCCCTATTAAGGGCCGAGACGGTATTTTCCGGATCCACCCCCCTTTCGAACCGATAGGACGCCTCGGTGGATAGGTTCAGTTTCTTGGATCCGCGCCGGATCGTGATAGGATCGAAACAAGCACTCTCGATCAAGACGTTCCTGGATCCGGCGAAGATCTCGGAGTTGAGCCCTCCCATGATTCCTGCCAGGG
This region of Deltaproteobacteria bacterium genomic DNA includes:
- a CDS encoding phenylalanine--tRNA ligase subunit beta, which produces MRVSLNWLKDFVEIEMPPAELAHLLTMNCLEVEAVEPHGQELGDIITGRILSVGPHPDADRLSVCLVDTGRGEVPVVCGAPNAKTGVVAPIAMPGTKLPGGMIVKETRIRGQRSVGMLLAEDEMGLTDDHTGILELPEGTPPGIPVDSVIPLTDWVLEVGITPNRPDCTSIIGIAREIAALTGQNLKHQDIRIEASDPPIQDLASVSVEDPEGCPRYSAGMIQDVDLAPSPFWMRYRLYLCGMRGINNVVDITNYVLLELGQPLHAFDYDRLEENRIIVRRAREGERFTTLDGKSHVLSEDHLMICDGKRPIALAGIMGGLNSEIFAGSRNVLIESACFDPITIRRGSKKLNLSTEASYRFERGVDPENTVSALNRALALMAEFGGGRIAKGVIDIYSRPYKQRTIDLRIDRTNRFLGMELNRDKVAADLEALQLSVETLDDNTLRVRPPAFRMDLEREVDLMEEVARLEGYDRIPVTYPSIRPHAQAEKPLLFINERPRELMAGMGFSEILTYSFISPEALDLLADGDTGGGLKPCVRILNPLTSDQSVMRTSLVPGLLGAVKSNIAHGEETLRLFELGNLFLPREGEELPRETSCLAAVMTGEACGKTWYGEKREVDFFDIKGILESLLKGLRVTGVRFLRGQIPAYFDREISALVDVSGTTAGYIGKITPEVLERYDIKTDNAYLFELHLEVLLSWMKGWASFKPYSRFPAVYRDLSIVVGKEVESASVHDIILREGGELLESVELYDVFEGGKIGSQEKALTFRLRYRSRIETLDGREVNRLHERVMKTVLEKTGGRLREA